GAACCTGGCGTTCGAGTGCTGCGGACTCTTCCTGACTACGCTCAGGCAATGGCTGGCGTTCGGCCGGTTTCTCGCCGACAGGTTGTTCTGCCTGGGCGGCAGGGGCCGGATCGGCGGCTTCGACAGAAAACGCACAAGGCAGGATCAGCGACAGGCACAATGCTGGCATTGCCAGGCGGTAGACAGGGGGCATCGGTTATTCCAGGCCAGAAAGTATCCCGGCAGCCTAATGGGTTGGTCAGAATTTGTCAGTGTACGAGACTTCGATGATGCGATTTTGCTGCCTGTGGGTTATCGGCTGTTTGTGGTTTCCCTTGATGGGCTGGGCCGCGCCTGCGCCCACGGCCCATGTCGCGCAGTTGTCGGCCGGCGAGCGGCAATGGCTGGCGCAGCACCGCGAGCTGCGGGTCGGCCTGGTGCTCCAGGCGCCGTATGCGCAGTACGACCGGCGCCTGCAACGGTTGTCCGGGCCCAACGTCGACCTGATGAACTGGCTGGCCAAGGCCCTCGATGTCGAACTGACGTGGCGCAACTTCCCTGACCTTGCGCAGTTGGAGGCCGCCGCCCGGGACGGCGAGATCGACATCGCGCCGGGCCTGACCCAGACGCCGGGTGCGCTGCGCCTGTGGCAGTTCTCCGATCCGTACATGCGCGTGCCGCAACTGGTGGTCAGCGACCAGAAGGCCGGCGGCACGGTGGAGCTGGAGAAACTCGACAGCCAGACCCGCGTCGCCGTGCGCATGCCGAGCGTGACGGCGGACTACCTGCGCGGCAACTACCCGCACCTCAACCTGCAAGGCGTGCCGATGGAGCGTCAGGCCCTGCAATTGCTGCTCAGCCAGCAGGCCGGCTACGCAGTGGTCGACGAGGCTCAACTGGGGCGGCTGTCGGTGGAGCCGGAGTTCTCGGGGCTGGTGGTGGTCGGCGACATCGGCCTGCCGCAATTGCTGCGGGTGGCCACGCGCCGGGATTGGCCGGAACTGGCCGGCATCGTCGAAAGCGCCCTGCGGGCGATCCCGGCCAAGGACCTGGAGCGTCTGCACAGCCGCTGGCTGCAGCCCAAGTATCCGCGGCTGGCGGAGTCGCCGGGGTTCTGGCAGAACCTGAGCCTGCTGTTGGCGGTGCTGCTGCTCTGCTGCGCGGCCCTGGTGGTCTGGCAGCGGCGCCAACAGCACAGCCTCGAACAGCGCCTGCTGGCCGCACGGGAGGACATCGCCCTGCGCGCCGCCAGCGAAGAGGCCCTGCGCCTGACCCAGTTCTCCATCGACCAAAGCACCGTCGGCATCCTCTGGGTCAACTGGGACAGCCATGTGCGTTACGCCAACCGGGCGGCGGAGACCATGCTCGGCTACCCGCCGGGCGGGATCATCGAACGTCCCCTGATCGACTTCGAGCCGGGCCTGCACATGGATCGCTGGCTGAATCTGTGGAAGCGCGCCAGGACCCGCGAGGAAGAACCGCTGAGCTTCGAGAGCCTGTGCGTGCGGGCCGACGGCAGCGTGCTGCCGGCGGATGTGTCGCTGAGTTTCCTGAGGTTCCGTGACAGCGAGTACCTGGTGGTCTACCTCACCGACGTCACCGAACGCCGCCGGGCCCTGGCGGCTTTGCAGGAAAGCGAAGCGCGGCTCAAGGGCATCGCGGCCAACGTGCCGGGCCTGGTGTTCCGGCTGGAGCGGGCGCCGGTGACCGGGCAAATCGATTTCGCCTACATCAGCGAGGGCAGCGAGACGCTGGTGGGCTACGCCCCGGCCGCGATTGCCCACCGCGACATGGGCCTGCGCAGCCTGGTGCATCCGGACGACCGGGCCAGCTATCACCAGACCCAGGACCGCGCCCTGGACACCGACAGCGACTGGTCCTGGCAGGGCCGCATCCTCACCCGCCAGGGCGAGCAGCGCTGGGCCGAGATCAAGGCGATCACCCGTCAACTGGACGACGGCGCGTACGTCTGGGACGGCATCGTCTGGGACATCAGTGAAAGCAAGCGCATCGAGCTGGAGCTGGCGGCTTCCCGCGAGCAGCTGCGCGAACTGTCGGCGCACCTCGAAAGCGTGCGCGAAGAGGAAAAGGCGCGCATCGCCCGGGAAGTGCACGATGAGCTGGGGCAAATGCTCACGGTGCTGAAACTGGAGACATCGATGTGCGAACTGGCTTACGCACAGCTCGACCCTGGCCTGCACGAACGCCTGAACAGCATGAAGCGCCTGATCGCCCAGCTGTTCCAGTTGGTGCGCGACGTGGCGACGGCGCTGCGCCCGCCGATCCTCGACGCCGGGATCGCCTCGGCCATCGAGTGGCAGGCCCGGCGCTTCGAGGCGCGCACCCAGATCCCGTGCCTGGTGCAGGTGCCGGACAACCTGCCGGCCCTCAGCGACGCCAAGGCCGTCGGCCTGTTCCGGATCCTCCAGGAGGCGCTGACCAATGTCATGCGCCATGCACGGGCGCATACTGTGGAAGTGACGCTGGCCCTTGAAGGCGACGAACTGTGTCTGACGGTCAGTGACGATGGCGTAGGATTTGTCGCCGCAGCCGGTCGGCCGACATCGTTCGGCCTGGTGGGCATGCGCGAGCGGGTGTTGATCATGGGCGGCAGCCTGCAGCTCGACAGCGAGCCGGGGGAGGGCACCAGCCTGGTGGTGCGGGTGCCGGTCAATGAGGCCTGACGGCTCGCTCGCACAGATGCGGCGCCGCGTCCGCGAATGAAATGGGCTCTGAAACAACAAGAATGGAGAGCAACGTGATCCGTGTACTGGTAGCCGAAGACCACACCATCGTGCGCGAGGGCATCAAGCAATTGATCGGCCTGGCCAAGGACCTGCAAGTGGCGGGGGAGGCGAGCAACGGCGAACAGCTGCTCGACACCCTGCGCAACGTGCCGTGCGAGGTGGTGCTGCTGGACATCTCGATGCCGGGCGTCAACGGCCTGGAGGCGATTGCGCGGATCCGCGCGTTGAACAACCCGCCGGCGATCCTGGTGCTGTCGATGCACGACGAGGCGCAGATGGCCGCCCGGGCCCTGAAGGTCGGCGCCGCCGGCTACGCCACCAAGGACAGCGACCCGTCGCTGTTGCTGACCGCCATCCGCAAGGTCGCGGCGGGCGGGCGCTACATCGACCCGGAACTGGCCGACCGCATGGTCTTCGAAGTCGGTCTGACCGATGCCCGGCCGTTGCATTCCTTGCTGTCGGAACGCGAGTTCTCGGTGTTCGAACGCCTGGCCCAGGGCGCCAACGTCAACGACATCGCCCAGCAGCTGGCCTTGAGCAGCAAGACCATCAGCACTCACAAGGCGCGGCTGATGCAGAAGCTCAACATCACCTCCCTCGCCGAACTGGTGAAGTACGCCATGGAGCACAAGCTGCTCTGACCTTTGCCGTTTCCCGGCGGCCGCCATCGCCAGCAGGCTGGCTCCTACAGGGGGTTGGTTGAACGCAACATTTGCGGTCACTGCAGAACCCTGTGGGAGCGGGCTTGCCCGCGAAGCGGCCGTAACATTCGACACCCATGCTGGCAGGTCCGACGCTTTCGCGGGCAAGCCCGCTGCCACAGGGAAAGGTGTCGGCATATCCATCCGCGACACGGCCCCCGCCCGCGCTTGAGGCTTACGGCTGCGAGCTTGCCGCTGCGCTTGTCCAAACGCGCCATCCTTGTAGGGCGATCCCTACCCCCAACCTTCCATCCGGCTGAGGCGAATCTCTCCTGCCCCCCGATTTGCGCGGCTGGGGACAGCCACTAGGCTTAAGCCCACAGCAGTCATCAACAACAAAGGTGCGGGTATGAGCCAGGTCGAAACAAACGCAGGGGCCAGCGATGTGCTGGTCAGCTTTCGTGGAGTGCAGAAGAGCTACGACGGCGAGAACCTGATCGTCAAAGACCTCAACCTGGACATCCGCAAAGGCGAGTTCCTGACCCTGCTCGGGCCGTCCGGTTCGGGCAAGACCACCAGCCTGATGATGCTCGCCGGCTTCGAGACGCCGACCGCCGGGGAAATCCTGCTGGCGGGCCGTGCGATCAACAACGTGCCGCCGCACAAGCGCGACATCGGCATGGTGTTCCAGAACTACGCCCTGTTCCCGCACATGACCGTGGCCGAGAACCTGGCCTTCCCCCTGACCGTGCGCGGCCTGAACAAGAGCGACGTCACCGACAAGGTGAAAAAGGCCTTGGGCATGGTCCAGCTCGACGCATTCGCCCAGCGCTATCCGGGGCAGTTGTCCGGCGGCCAGCAGCAGCGTGTGGCCCTGGCCCGCGCCTTGGTGTTCGAGCCGCAGCTGGTGCTGATGGACGAACCCCTGGGCGCCCTCGACAAACAGCTGCGCGAACACATGCAGATGGAGATCAAGCACCTGCACCAGCGCCTCGGCGTGACCGTGGTCTACGTGACCCACGACCAGGGCGAAGCCCTGACCATGTCCGACCGCGTCGCCGTGTTCCATCAAGGCGAGATCCAGCAGATCGCGCCGCCGCGCACCCTCTACGAAGAGCCGAAGAACACCTTCGTCGCCAACTTCATCGGCGAGAACAACCGCCTCCACGGCCACCTGCTCAGCCAGGACGGCGAGCGCTGCGTGGTCGAGCTCGGCCGCGGGGAGAAGGTCGAGGCGCTGGCGGTCAACGTCGGCCAGAGCGGCGAGCCGGTGACCCTGTCGATCCGTCCGGAGCGGGTGAGCCTCAACGGCTCCAGCGACCGCTGCGTCAACCGCTTCTCCGGGCGGGTGGCTGAATTCATCTATCTGGGCGACCACGTCCGGGTGCGCCTGGAAGTCTGCGGCAAGACCGACTTCTTCGTGAAACAGCCGATCGCCGAGCTCGATCCTGCGCTCAGCGTCGGTGACGTGGTGCCGCTCGGCTGGCAGGTCGAGCACGTCCGCGCGCTCGACCCTCTTCAAGAGGCGCATTGATCGCCCCCGCAACACCAACACCAACCTGCACGTGGAGAGAACAATAAATGTTGAGATCCCTGAAGTTCACCGCCCTGACCCTGGGCCTGATGGGTGCGGCAAGCGCCATGGCCGCAGGTCCCGACCTGACGGTGGTGTCGTTTGGCGGTGCGAACAAGGCCGCGCAAGTCAAAGCCTTCTACGCCCCGTGGGAAGCGGCGGGCAACGGCAAGATCGTTGCCGGCGAATACAACGGCGAGATGGCCAAGGTCAAGGCCATGGTCGACACCAAGAGCGTGTCGTGGGACCTGGTGGAGGTTGAGTCGCCGGAGTTGTCCCGCGGTTGCGACGAAGACATGTTCGAGCAGCTCGACCCTGCGCTGTTCGGCAAGGGCGAAGACTACGTCAAAGGCGCGATCCAGCCGTGCGGCGTAGGTTTCTTCGTGTGGTCGACCGTGCTGGCCTACAACGCCGACAAGCTCAAGACCGCACCGACCAGCTGGGCCGATTTCTGGGACACCAAGAAGTTCCCGGGCAAGCGCGGCCTGCGCAAGGGCGCCAAGTACACCCTCGAATTCGCCCTGATGGCCGACGGCGTCGCGCCCAAGGACGTCTACAAGGAACTGGCCAGCAAGAACGGCCAGGACCGTGCGTTCAAGAAACTGGACGAGCTGAAGCCGAACATCCAGTGGTGGGAAGCCGGCGCCCAGCCGCCGCAGTACCTGGCCTCCGGCGACGTGGTCATGAGCTCGGCCTACAACGGCCGGATCGCGGCGGTGCAGAAGGAATCCAACCTCAAGGTCGTGTGGAACGGCGGCATCTACGACTTCGATGCCTGGGCCATCCCGAAAGGCCTGGACAAGGCCCGCGCGGAAGCGGCGAAGAAGTTCATCGCGTTCTCGGTGCAGCCGCAGCAGCAGAAGACCTACTCGGAAAACATCGCCTACGGTCCGGCCAACACCCAGGCGGTGCCGCTGCTGGCCAAGGATGTCCTGAAGGACATGCCGACCACCCCGGAAAACATCGCCAACCAGGTGCAGATCGACGTCAGCTTCTGGGCTGACAACGGCGAGCAGCTGGAGCAGCGCTTCAATTCCTGGGCGGCGAAGTAACCACGCCCCACAGGGGTGGGGTTGCCCTCACCCCTGCGGGAGCGGGCCTGCCCGCGAAAGCGGTCGTCCGGTCAGCCTGAAAGTTGAAGGTGCTGGCCTCTTCGCGAGCAGGCTCGCTCCCACATCACCGATCCCGAAGATTTGCGGAGTACGTCATGGCCATCGCCGTTCCCCTGAACGAGGGCAACAGCCCCACCTTGAAGCAGCGGCTCAAGCGCGCCGAGCGGGTCAACCGCTGGAAGGCCCAGGCGCTGATCGCGCCGCTGGTGCTGTTTCTGTTGCTGGTGTTCCTGGTGCCGATCGTGGCGCTGCTCTACAAGAGCGTCGGCAACCCGGAAGTGGTCGGCGGCATGCCGCGCACCGTGGCGGCCATCGCCGGCTGGGACGGCCGCGGCCTGCCCGGCGAAGCGGTCTACAAGGCGGCCGGCGAAGACCTCGCCGAGGCCCGCAAGAACCAGACGCTGGGCGATCTGTCCAAGCGCTTGAACATGGAGTTGGCCGGCTACCGCAGCCTGCTGACCAAAACCGCCCGGGGCCTGCCGTTCGCCACCGAGCCCGCCTCCTATAAAGAAGCGCTGGAAGGCATCGACGAACGCTGGGGCGACCCGGCCTACTGGCAAGCGGTTAAGCGCAACACCAGCAGCCTCACCCCGTTCTACTTGCTGGCGGCGGTCGACCACCGCATCGACGACCTCGGCGAACTGGCCCCGGCCACCCCGGACCAGGCGATCTACCTGGACATCTTCGCCCGCACGTTCTGGATGGGCCTGATCATCACCGGCATCTGCCTGGTGCTGGCCTATCCGCTGGCATACCTGCTGGCGAACCTGCCGTCGCGCCAGAGCAACCTGCTGATGATCCTGGTGCTGCTGCCGTTCTGGACTTCGATCCTGGTGCGGGTCGCCGCGTGGATCGTGCTGCTGCAGTCGGGCGGCCTGATCAACAGCGCGCTGATGGCCATGGGCATCATCGACAAGCCGCTGGAGCTGGTGTTCAACCGCACCGGGGTCTACATCTCCATGGTGCACATCCTGCTGCCGTTCATGATCCTGCCGATCTACAGCGTGATGAAGGGCATCTCGCCGACGTACATGCGCGCTGCGATCTCCCTCGGCTGCCATCCGTTCGCCAGCTTCTGGCGGGTGTACTTCCCGCAGACCTACGCCGGCGTCGGCGCCGGTTGCCTGCTGGTGTTCATCCTCGCCATCGGCTACTACATCACCCCGGCGCTGCTGGGCAGCCCGAACGATCAGATGGTCAGCTACTTCGTCGCGTTCTACACCAACACCAGCATCAACTGGGGCATGGCCACCGCGCTCGGCGGGCTGCTGCTCCTGGCCACCGTGGTGCTTTATCTGATCTACAGCTGGCTGGTGGGCGCAAGCCGCCTGCGCCTGGGCTAAGGGGAAAACCGAGATGCTGAGTCCTTACATGTCGCCCGTCGAACGGGTGTGGTTCTACAGCCTGCGGATCCTCTGCGGCCTGATCCTGTTGTTCCTGATCCTGCCGGTGCTGGTGATCGTGCCGCTGTCGTTCAACTCGGGGAGTTTTCTGGTGTACCCGCTGCAAGGCTTTTCGCTGCAGTGGTACCACGATTTCTTCGCCTCGGCCGAATGGATGCGTTCGCTCAAGAACAGCATCATCGTCGCCCCTGCCGCGACCGTGCTGGCGATGGTGTTCGGCACCCTGGCGGCCATCGGCCTGACCCGCGGGGACTTCCCCGGCAAGTCGCTGGTGATGGCGCTGGTGATTTCGCCGATGGTGGTGCCGGTGGTGATCATCGGCGTGGCCAGCTACCTGTTCTTCGCGCCGCTGGGCCTGGGCAACAGCTTCTTCTCGCTGATCGTGGTGCATGCGGTGCTGGGGGTGCCGTTCGTGATCATCACCGTGTCCGCGACCCTGCAGGGCTTCAACCACAACCTGGTGCGCGCCGCCGCCAGCCTCGGCGCCTCGCCGCTGGTGACCTTCCGCCGGGTGACCCTGCCGCTGATCGCGCCGGGGGTGATCTCCGGAGCGCTGTTCGCCTTCGCGACGTCGTTCGACGAGGTGGTGGTGACTCTGTTCCTCGCCGGCCCCGAGCAGGCGACGCTGCCCCGGCAGATGTTCAGCGGCATCCGTGAAAACCTCAGCCCGACCATCGCCGCTGCCGCCACGCTGCTGATCGCCTTCTCGGTGATCCTGTTGCTGACCCTGGAGTGGCTGCGCGGGCGCAGCGAGAAACTGCGCACCACCCAGGTTTAAGGTTTGCCGCAACCCCTGTAGGCGCGAGCCTGCTCGCGATGGCGTCTGGTCAGTCACTCTTTCAGTGACTGATCCGCCCTCATCGCGAGCAGGCCCGCTCCTACAATGATCTGCAGTGTGCTCAAACCCCTGGCCATTCATGCGCTGAATGGCAGACAACCCCGAATCCCCAGCTACGCTTGTGCTCAGCTCCCATACCTATAAGAGGCTGCGCACAATGAGTCTTTCCTCGTTCAAGATCGCTCACAAACTGATCACCGGCGCCGGGGCCATCGAGCAACTGGCGGCGGAGCTGACGCGGCTGGATGTCGACAACCCGCTGATCGTCACCGACGCCGCGTTGGTCAAGTCCGGCACCGTAGAGCTGGCGCTGGCGCAGATGGGCGGGCGCGACTACGAGATCTTCGACCGGGTGCAGCCGGATCCGGAAACCGCCATCGTCGAGGACTGCATGCGCACCTACCGCGAGGGCGGGCACGACGGGCTGATCGGCCTGGGCGGCGGCAGCGCCATCGACATCGCCAAGAGCGTCGCGGCCTACGCCGGCTATCACGGTGCGCTGGAAGACCTGTTCGGCGTCGACCAGGTGCCGCGCAAGGGCCCGCCGCTGATCGCCATCCCGACCACCGCCGGCACCGGTTCGGAGGTCACCAATGTCGCGATTCTCTCGGACAAGGCCGCGCAGCTGAAAAAGGGCATCGTCAGCGACTACCTGTTGCCGGACGTGGCGCTGGTCAGCCCGCAGATGACCCTGACCTGCCCGCGCGGGGTCACCGCCGCCAGCGGCATCGATGCGCTGGTGCATGCCATCGAGTCGTACCTGTCGGTCAATGCCTCGCCGATCACCGATTCCCTGGCCCTCGGCGCGATCCGGCTGATTGCCCGGGCGCTGCCCAAGGCCTACGCCAACGGCGCCAACCTCCAGGCCCGGGAAGACATGGCCACCGCCAGCCTGATGGCCGGCATGGCGTTCGGCAATGCCGGGGTGGGCGCGGTGCACGCGCTGGCCTACCCGTTGGGAGGGCGCTTCAACATCGCCCATGGCGTGAGCAATGCGTTGTTGCTGACCCATGTCATGACCTGGAACAAGATGGCCTGCGTCGAGCGGATGCAGGATATCGCCGAAGCCATGGGGGTGAAGACCGCCGGCCTGAGCCTCAACGAAGCGGCGGACAAGGCCGTGCAGGCCATGGCCGAGCTGTGCGCGGCGGTGGAGGTTCCGGCGGGGCTGCGCAGCGTCGGCGTCACACAGGAGGCGATCCCGGCCATGGCCGTGGAGGCTGCCGGGATCGAGCGCCTGATGCGCAACAACCCGCGCCGGCTCAGCGCCGCCGACATCGAGAAGATCTACCGCGCGGCTTACTGAGGCGCGGCGGCCGTCCGTCATGGCACAACCCAATCATCGCGGTCACGGTGCGCGCGCCAAAGCATGAGGCTACAATGCGCGCCATCGTGATTTGGCTCAGAAAAGGTGCGTCATGCAGCCCTTCGTAATTGCTCCGTCGATTCTCTCCGCCGACTTCGCCCGCCTGGGCGAGGAAGTGGACAACGTCCTGGCCGCCGGCGCCGACTTCGTTCACTTCGATGTCATGGACAACCACTACGTGCCGAACCTGACCATCGGCCCGATGGTCTGCGCGGCGCTGCGCAAGTACGGCGTCACCGCACCGATCGACGCGCACCTGATGGTCAGCCCGGTGGACCGCATCGTCGGCGACTTCATCGAGGCCGGCGCCACCTACATCACCTTCCACCCGGAAGCCTCGCTGCACGTCGACCGTTCGCTGCAGCTGATCCGCGAGGGCGGCTGCAAGTCGGGCCTGGTGTTCAACCCGGCCACCCCGCTGGACGTGCTCAAGTACGTGATCGACAAGGTCGACATGGTGCTGCTGATGAGCGTCAACCCGGGCTTCGGCGGGCAGAAGTTCATTCCCGCCACCCTCGACAAGCTGCGCGAGGCGCGGGCGATCATCGACGCGTCGGGCCGCGACATCCGCCTGGAGATCGACGGCGGCGTCAACGTCAACAACATCCGTGAGATCGCCGCGGCCGGCGCCGACACTTTCGTGGCCGGCTCAGCGATCTTCAATGCGCCGGACTACAAGGAAGTCATCGACAAGATGCGCTCCGAACTGGCGTCGGCCCGTCCATGAGCGGTTTTGAGCAGCTGTTCGCGGGGCAACTGCCGCGGTTGGTGATGTTCGATCTGGATGGCACGCTGATCGATTCGGTTCCTGACCTGGCGGCGGCTGTGGACAACATGCTGCTCACCCTCGGCCGCAAGCCTGCCGGCCTTGAGGCGGTGCGCGAGTGGGTCGGCAACGGCGCGCCGGTGCTGGTGCGCCGGGCGCTGGCCGGCGGCCTCGACCATTCGGCGGTGGACGACGCCGAAGCCGAGCGGGCGCTGGAGGTCTTCATGGAGGCCTACGGCGCCAGCCATGAGCTGACCGTGGTCTACCCCGGCGTGCGCGACACCCTCAAGTGGCTGCACAAGCAGGGCGTGGCCATGGCCCTGATCACCAACAAGCCGGAGCGTTTCGTCGCGCCGCTGCTGGATCAGATGAAGATCGGCCGCTACTTCAAGTGGATCATCGGCGGCGACACCCTGCCGCAGAAGAAACCCGATCCGGCGGCGCTGTTCTTCGTCATGAAGATGGCCGGCATCCCGGCCTCGCAGTCGCTGTTCGTCGGCGACTCGCGCAGCGATGTGCTGGCGGCGAAAGCGGCGGGGGTCAAGTGCGTCGGCCTCACCTACGGCTACAACCACGGACGGCCGATCGCCGAGGAGTCCCCGGCGCTGGTGATCGACGATTTGCGCACGCTAATTCCCGGTTGCCTGGATCCGGCCGCTGGGATAACGTTGCCCGACGCTACTCAATCCCCTTCTGGAAACGCCATCGTGGTGGTCACCCGCAAACTCTGGATGAAAGTCATCAAGGCCCTGGCCCGTTGGCGTTGGCGCGCCTGACGTGATCCTGGCCGGCCTTGCCGGCGCGTTTGCACACCTGACCGTTTTGCACCTCACACCACGAGGCACCCCATGATCCGCGAAGAATTCCTGCGCCTGGCCGCTGCCGGCTACAACCGCATCCCGCTGGCCTGCGAAACCCTGGCCGACTTCGACACGCCGCTGTCGATCTACCTGAAACTGGCCGACCAGCCCAACTCCTACCTGCTCGAATCGGTGCAGGGCGGCGAGAAGTGGGGCCGTTACTCGATCATCGGCCTGCCGTGCCGCACCGTGCTGCGGGTCCATGACCATCACGTGAGCGTCACCGTCGACGGCGTCGAGACCGAAAGCCACGACGTCGAAGACCCGCT
This Pseudomonas ekonensis DNA region includes the following protein-coding sequences:
- a CDS encoding ABC transporter permease, giving the protein MLSPYMSPVERVWFYSLRILCGLILLFLILPVLVIVPLSFNSGSFLVYPLQGFSLQWYHDFFASAEWMRSLKNSIIVAPAATVLAMVFGTLAAIGLTRGDFPGKSLVMALVISPMVVPVVIIGVASYLFFAPLGLGNSFFSLIVVHAVLGVPFVIITVSATLQGFNHNLVRAAASLGASPLVTFRRVTLPLIAPGVISGALFAFATSFDEVVVTLFLAGPEQATLPRQMFSGIRENLSPTIAAAATLLIAFSVILLLTLEWLRGRSEKLRTTQV
- a CDS encoding iron-containing alcohol dehydrogenase, whose protein sequence is MSLSSFKIAHKLITGAGAIEQLAAELTRLDVDNPLIVTDAALVKSGTVELALAQMGGRDYEIFDRVQPDPETAIVEDCMRTYREGGHDGLIGLGGGSAIDIAKSVAAYAGYHGALEDLFGVDQVPRKGPPLIAIPTTAGTGSEVTNVAILSDKAAQLKKGIVSDYLLPDVALVSPQMTLTCPRGVTAASGIDALVHAIESYLSVNASPITDSLALGAIRLIARALPKAYANGANLQAREDMATASLMAGMAFGNAGVGAVHALAYPLGGRFNIAHGVSNALLLTHVMTWNKMACVERMQDIAEAMGVKTAGLSLNEAADKAVQAMAELCAAVEVPAGLRSVGVTQEAIPAMAVEAAGIERLMRNNPRRLSAADIEKIYRAAY
- a CDS encoding response regulator, producing MESNVIRVLVAEDHTIVREGIKQLIGLAKDLQVAGEASNGEQLLDTLRNVPCEVVLLDISMPGVNGLEAIARIRALNNPPAILVLSMHDEAQMAARALKVGAAGYATKDSDPSLLLTAIRKVAAGGRYIDPELADRMVFEVGLTDARPLHSLLSEREFSVFERLAQGANVNDIAQQLALSSKTISTHKARLMQKLNITSLAELVKYAMEHKLL
- a CDS encoding PAS domain-containing sensor histidine kinase, which encodes MMRFCCLWVIGCLWFPLMGWAAPAPTAHVAQLSAGERQWLAQHRELRVGLVLQAPYAQYDRRLQRLSGPNVDLMNWLAKALDVELTWRNFPDLAQLEAAARDGEIDIAPGLTQTPGALRLWQFSDPYMRVPQLVVSDQKAGGTVELEKLDSQTRVAVRMPSVTADYLRGNYPHLNLQGVPMERQALQLLLSQQAGYAVVDEAQLGRLSVEPEFSGLVVVGDIGLPQLLRVATRRDWPELAGIVESALRAIPAKDLERLHSRWLQPKYPRLAESPGFWQNLSLLLAVLLLCCAALVVWQRRQQHSLEQRLLAAREDIALRAASEEALRLTQFSIDQSTVGILWVNWDSHVRYANRAAETMLGYPPGGIIERPLIDFEPGLHMDRWLNLWKRARTREEEPLSFESLCVRADGSVLPADVSLSFLRFRDSEYLVVYLTDVTERRRALAALQESEARLKGIAANVPGLVFRLERAPVTGQIDFAYISEGSETLVGYAPAAIAHRDMGLRSLVHPDDRASYHQTQDRALDTDSDWSWQGRILTRQGEQRWAEIKAITRQLDDGAYVWDGIVWDISESKRIELELAASREQLRELSAHLESVREEEKARIAREVHDELGQMLTVLKLETSMCELAYAQLDPGLHERLNSMKRLIAQLFQLVRDVATALRPPILDAGIASAIEWQARRFEARTQIPCLVQVPDNLPALSDAKAVGLFRILQEALTNVMRHARAHTVEVTLALEGDELCLTVSDDGVGFVAAAGRPTSFGLVGMRERVLIMGGSLQLDSEPGEGTSLVVRVPVNEA
- a CDS encoding ABC transporter ATP-binding protein, giving the protein MSQVETNAGASDVLVSFRGVQKSYDGENLIVKDLNLDIRKGEFLTLLGPSGSGKTTSLMMLAGFETPTAGEILLAGRAINNVPPHKRDIGMVFQNYALFPHMTVAENLAFPLTVRGLNKSDVTDKVKKALGMVQLDAFAQRYPGQLSGGQQQRVALARALVFEPQLVLMDEPLGALDKQLREHMQMEIKHLHQRLGVTVVYVTHDQGEALTMSDRVAVFHQGEIQQIAPPRTLYEEPKNTFVANFIGENNRLHGHLLSQDGERCVVELGRGEKVEALAVNVGQSGEPVTLSIRPERVSLNGSSDRCVNRFSGRVAEFIYLGDHVRVRLEVCGKTDFFVKQPIAELDPALSVGDVVPLGWQVEHVRALDPLQEAH
- a CDS encoding phosphoglycolate phosphatase; the protein is MSGFEQLFAGQLPRLVMFDLDGTLIDSVPDLAAAVDNMLLTLGRKPAGLEAVREWVGNGAPVLVRRALAGGLDHSAVDDAEAERALEVFMEAYGASHELTVVYPGVRDTLKWLHKQGVAMALITNKPERFVAPLLDQMKIGRYFKWIIGGDTLPQKKPDPAALFFVMKMAGIPASQSLFVGDSRSDVLAAKAAGVKCVGLTYGYNHGRPIAEESPALVIDDLRTLIPGCLDPAAGITLPDATQSPSGNAIVVVTRKLWMKVIKALARWRWRA
- the rpe gene encoding ribulose-phosphate 3-epimerase: MQPFVIAPSILSADFARLGEEVDNVLAAGADFVHFDVMDNHYVPNLTIGPMVCAALRKYGVTAPIDAHLMVSPVDRIVGDFIEAGATYITFHPEASLHVDRSLQLIREGGCKSGLVFNPATPLDVLKYVIDKVDMVLLMSVNPGFGGQKFIPATLDKLREARAIIDASGRDIRLEIDGGVNVNNIREIAAAGADTFVAGSAIFNAPDYKEVIDKMRSELASARP
- a CDS encoding ABC transporter permease; translation: MAIAVPLNEGNSPTLKQRLKRAERVNRWKAQALIAPLVLFLLLVFLVPIVALLYKSVGNPEVVGGMPRTVAAIAGWDGRGLPGEAVYKAAGEDLAEARKNQTLGDLSKRLNMELAGYRSLLTKTARGLPFATEPASYKEALEGIDERWGDPAYWQAVKRNTSSLTPFYLLAAVDHRIDDLGELAPATPDQAIYLDIFARTFWMGLIITGICLVLAYPLAYLLANLPSRQSNLLMILVLLPFWTSILVRVAAWIVLLQSGGLINSALMAMGIIDKPLELVFNRTGVYISMVHILLPFMILPIYSVMKGISPTYMRAAISLGCHPFASFWRVYFPQTYAGVGAGCLLVFILAIGYYITPALLGSPNDQMVSYFVAFYTNTSINWGMATALGGLLLLATVVLYLIYSWLVGASRLRLG
- a CDS encoding ABC transporter substrate-binding protein, whose translation is MLRSLKFTALTLGLMGAASAMAAGPDLTVVSFGGANKAAQVKAFYAPWEAAGNGKIVAGEYNGEMAKVKAMVDTKSVSWDLVEVESPELSRGCDEDMFEQLDPALFGKGEDYVKGAIQPCGVGFFVWSTVLAYNADKLKTAPTSWADFWDTKKFPGKRGLRKGAKYTLEFALMADGVAPKDVYKELASKNGQDRAFKKLDELKPNIQWWEAGAQPPQYLASGDVVMSSAYNGRIAAVQKESNLKVVWNGGIYDFDAWAIPKGLDKARAEAAKKFIAFSVQPQQQKTYSENIAYGPANTQAVPLLAKDVLKDMPTTPENIANQVQIDVSFWADNGEQLEQRFNSWAAK